From a single Glycine soja cultivar W05 chromosome 19, ASM419377v2, whole genome shotgun sequence genomic region:
- the LOC114398826 gene encoding uncharacterized protein LOC114398826, with translation MTRAMLLVLFPQDNKAKFNFPSPSKSLVSKAQSTISICLLLFFTTLLLFTLSTLPNTPHTPPTHPPKPTPHHLALQRMGTLHRRGTKSMSDLLICHVPDETPLQDFRIFLRLLHRSSLTSSSDVVFLFPSPSSSIKFTHIILQENTAFSSLLHLHAHLNSTRWRQHPKSTFDPNRFISKTTQQQQPLWGPKTRTNSNRSHSLSYGSVLSFDASELDPENSLSSFLDKVPLTLRRWACYPMLLGRVRRNFKHVMLADVRSLLILKDPLARVRNRSPDSVILFTKTEKHGKRTQRAVVSSVIMGGARGVRRLSGTVVVEIVRAATQHRKKKNSVSESAVLSQLVGGSEFVWKNKNVNLIASSESIPELTSASASASASVSAASSTTSFSDSAMVQRGVSNHDLNYVIMRQICSSVVDSSVYSDC, from the coding sequence ATGACAAGAGCAATGCTCCTGGTGTTATTCCCTCAAGACAACAAAGCCAAGTTCAACTTCCCTTCTCCTTCTAAGTCTCTTGTCTCCAAAGCACAATCCACTATCTCAATCTGCCTCCTTCTCTTTTTCACAACTCTCCTCCTTTTTACTCTCTCCACCCTCCCAAACACCCCTCACACCCCTCCCACTCACCCTCCTAAACCCACCCCCCACCACCTGGCTCTCCAGCGCATGGGCACTCTCCACCGCAGAGGCACCAAATCCATGTCCGACCTCCTCATCTGCCACGTGCCTGACGAAACCCCCCTCCAAGACTTCCGCATCTTCCTCCGCCTCCTCCACCGTTCTTCCCTCACTTCCTCATCCGACGTCGTTTTCCTCTTCCCTTCTCCTTCCTCATCCATCAAATTCACCCATATTATTCTTCAAGAGAACACCGCATTCTCTTCTTTGCTGCACCTCCACGCGCACCTCAACTCCACGCGCTGGCGCCAACACCCCAAATCCACCTTCGACCCCAATCGCTTCATCTCCAAAaccacacaacaacaacaaccacttTGGGGTCCCAAAACAAGAACCAACTCAAACCGGTCCCACTCACTGAGTTACGGATCGGTGCTGAGTTTCGACGCCTCCGAACTCGACCCGGAGAACTCGCTCTCGAGTTTCCTCGACAAAGTCCCCCTCACTCTCCGGCGCTGGGCGTGCTACCCAATGCTACTCGGCCGAGTCAGACGCAATTTCAAACACGTCATGCTCGCCGACGTGAGAAGCCTCTTGATTTTAAAGGACCCTCTCGCCCGAGTGAGGAATCGGAGCCCCGACTCGGTCATTCTCTTCACGAAAACGGAGAAGCACGGGAAGAGAACTCAGCGCGCGGTCGTCTCCTCCGTTATCATGGGCGGAGCTCGCGGCGTACGGCGGCTCTCCGGCACGGTGGTGGTGGAGATCGTCCGCGCCGCCACGCAGCACAGGAAGAAGAAAAACTCGGTGTCCGAGTCGGCTGTACTGAGTCAACTCGTCGGCGGGAGCGAGTTTGTGTGGAAAAACAAGAACGTTAATTTGATAGCTTCGTCCGAGTCAATACCCGAGTTAACAAGTGCAAGTGCAAGTGCAAGTGCAAGTGTAAGTGCTGCTTCTTCAACGACGTCGTTTTCGGATTCCGCGATGGTTCAACGTGGTGTGAGTAATCACGACCTTAATTATGTCATCATGAGGCAAATTTGTTCGTCTGTGGTAGATTCTTCTGTCTATAGCGattgttag
- the LOC114398975 gene encoding putative disease resistance RPP13-like protein 1 has protein sequence MTTLQNSIRTTFCSFLQNMAEYFVFDIAESLLRKLASSVYEEASRAYDLYEDVKGIKDTLSIVKGVLLDAEEKKEHKHGLREWLRQIQNVCLDAEDILGGFECQNLRKQVVKALGSTRMKVGHFFSSFNSLVFRLRMAHQIKNVRRRLDKIAADGNKFGLERIDVDHRLVQRREMTYSHVDASGVIGRDNDKDEIIKLLMQPHPNCDGDGDKSLCYSHSGYWRLREDHTCKVGVQ, from the coding sequence ATGACCACGTTACAAAATTCAATCCGAACTACTTTCTGCTCTTTCCTGCAGAACATGGCCGAATATTTTGTCTTCGATATTGCTGAATCACTGTTAAGGAAGCTTGCTTCTTCTGTTTATGAAGAAGCTTCTCGAGCTTATGATCTGTATGAGGATGTGAAAGGCATCAAAGACACTTTGTCAATTGTGAAAGGTGTGCTGTTGGATGCTGAGGAGAAGAAGGAGCACAAGCATGGGTTGCGCGAATGGCTCAGGCAGATTCAAAATGTATGCTTAGATGCTGAAGATATCTTGGGTGGATTTGAGTGCCAAAACCTTAGAAAGCAAGTTGTCAAAGCATTAGGCAGCACAAGGATGAAGGTAGGCCACTTCTTTTCTTCGTTCAATTCTCTTGTTTTCCGTCTTAGGATGgctcatcaaataaaaaatgttagacGTAGATTGGATAAGATAGCAGCTGATGGGAACAAGTTTGGTCTTGAGAGGATTGATGTTGATCACAGACTTGTGCAAAGGAGAGAAATGACTTATTCCCATGTTGATGCTTCAGGGGTGATTGGAAGGGATAATGATAAGGATGAAATTATCAAGCTTTTGATGCAACCTCACCCCAATTGTGATGGCGATGGAGATAAAAGTTTGTGTTATTCCCATAGTGGGTATTGGAGGCTTAGGGAAGACCACACTTGCAAAGTTGGTGTTCAATGA